A window of Nicotiana sylvestris chromosome 8, ASM39365v2, whole genome shotgun sequence genomic DNA:
TGTGGTAACATGATAAGATACCTAAATGAAAGGACACTGCTCAAGATTCTTTTTCTAGTTGCTTTAGTTTATGCCTTTGAAAACTATGTTGCATCCTGATCTTGTATCTtcactttttcttcttctaactctCTTGATAAATATAGTTGGTGTTGATAATCTTTCCTGAGTATGCTAGAATTACAGTCACAACCTAAATGATGCTTACTATCCCCTTCTCCGGTTCTTCTTCCTTTAGTTAGGCTTAGATACTTAATTACTCTTAATAGCCAAAAACATACCAACATGTCTCTCAAGTCCCTTCGGTTAGATGTAATTTGCCCTTGTCATTTCCGATGCATATTCCTTGAGCAGACAGTTTCTTGATCTTGATTCACCATTATTGCCCTTGTGATCAACCTCTAACGCTTATGTTCTTGATAAAAAATACAGCTAAGGTAACAGATAATCCTGCAGATGAGCTGGTAGCTGTCCTTAATAGTAACAGGACCGGAAATAAATTATCCTCCTTATACAGCAACCCTGGCTTGGCATGCTTGGCTCTGCAATATATTAAAGCATACCAAGGTGAATGTAGTGCAGTTGGAGGGCCAGATGCCAAGAAACCTGCTGAATCTGAATTTGCCGAAACTTTTGCCCCTAACTGTGATGTGAAGGCATCATCACTTGCTCAAATAACCGGAAGATTTCTCGCTTGTCAGTCCAAGTATGCCGAACCTTCTGAAGCATTCAATGATATTCTTATAAGAAATAGCAAGAGTTTGGATATTCTCAACAGCAAGAATCACACGGAGGTTGGTACTGCTGTGAGTGGCTCCGATGGTGGTGGCCCATATTTCTGGTGTGTACTCTTCAGCAATGGCAAACCGAAGAGCAGCTTTGTCACGGAGGGAGGAGAGCCTAAGGTAACTAGGCCTGGATGCTTCAGTGGTGCTAATGACCAATGTAATGGCGCTAATACTTTGTCTCGAATCATACATCTATGGCCAATAGCTCTAGGATCTTTCGTTGCACTGCTTTATGCCTTGTGAGCATAAACCATCAAGGGATTGTTTTTGGCTTGATTGAAGGGCCTCTTCTTTTGTGTTGGTAATGACTTCATTTAGTGTTCATTCATCCAATGTTGAGTGTAAAAATACACATTACTGCTATTCATTTTCATCTTGCATTTGATTTTTCTTATCAAGAATGTATTCTTATCATTGGCCTCTGGTGTACAAAGAGCAGTTCTCAGTGGATGACCTTGAGCAACTTTTCTATAAGCTATGCTTGATCTTATTGGATTGTCAATACCAATGCTATTTGAATCCGAAGACGCAATTAAGAACATTATAATCTGTTGGAAAGGATGTAACACATCATGTTACGTGGACTCTCCAAAAATGTCACCGTGCCTGTGTCAGATCCTCCAAAAATGCACTACTTCGAAAGGATATGACATGCAACAAACGATATTTTTgcagagtccgagcaacatagtcGTTTACATTCAGTTTTCTCTTTAATTGGAGATAACTACACAGTAACATCATGAATGTATTAGGTTCAAATCCCCCGGGGGCAATAAATACTAAGGTGACTTCTTCCCATCTATCCAAGAGGTGGCATGTGAAGAATAGTATTCTGCCCAAGATGCTCTCAGTGTGAGAGCTTTGtctaatatatataatattatacaTAGTACAATGTATCAAGTCAACAAGGACTCTACCTAGAGTACAAGGTTATGTAAACAAGGACTCTTTAGAATACAAAGTGTAAGACTAAAGGAATTCTACCTATTCTATATGCACTAATACATCCCCTCAATCTAGACGAGCAGAAGTAACAGACAGATTGTCCCGAAGAAAACAAAAGCGAGATAAGGCAGACCCTTCATAAAGATATCTGCTAATTGTAAATGTGTCGGAACATATTGAACTATAAGATCTTCTTGTGCAACCTTATCACACACAAAATGAAAATCAACAGCAATGTGTTTTGAGCGATCATGACCGGTCATGTAAGTTGAACTGATGTTGTCACACAATACACGAATTGGTTCATGAAGAAAGATACCAAGTTCACAAAGGATCTGACGAATCCAACAAGTCTCAGCAATAGTGTATGCAATAGCCCGATACTTAGCCTTTGTAGACGATTTTGAAACTGTTGGTTGCTTCTTTGCACGCCAAGAGATAAGATTAGATCTTAGAAACACAACAAAACCTGAAGTAGAACGACGACTATCAGGACAACCAGCCCAATCAGCATCTGAGT
This region includes:
- the LOC104238234 gene encoding uncharacterized protein, producing MAMAQWFLLLCIFFISASASNVQTKVTDNPADELVAVLNSNRTGNKLSSLYSNPGLACLALQYIKAYQGECSAVGGPDAKKPAESEFAETFAPNCDVKASSLAQITGRFLACQSKYAEPSEAFNDILIRNSKSLDILNSKNHTEVGTAVSGSDGGGPYFWCVLFSNGKPKSSFVTEGGEPKVTRPGCFSGANDQCNGANTLSRIIHLWPIALGSFVALLYAL